In Spirosoma sp. KUDC1026, the sequence GACCGCCCAGCACTTCAACCGTATCGCCGAAGTCGCGACCAACCTGGATGCTGCGCCGACGCGCTACGTTGCCTTCGACTACGTACACGTAAGGGTTCTTGATGCTTTCGGCCAGAGCCGCCCGCGGAATCTGGAGCGTCTGCTGATTCGATTTCTGCGAGAAGTCGACGTTGACGAACGTACCGGCTTTCAGGTTATTGTTGCTGCCGATGGTTACTTCAACCGGGTAGTTGTGCTCGTCGCTGCCCTGGGGCGAGATGTACGTAACGTTGCCGGTAAATGTCCGGCCGGGAAACACGTCCGCCGACACTTTAACCGCCTGACCCATCCGAATTTTGTACACATCGCTTTCGTTCACCAGCACCTGTACTTTCAGGCGGGCTACGTCCAGCACAGTGCCCAGTACGGTACCCGCGCCAACGAACTCACCGGGCTCGATGTTTTTCTTCACGATCTGACCACTGATCGGCGCTTTCACGTTCGCGTCCTGAATCTGCTTTTTGATCTGCTCAGCCTGGTTAACGGCGTTTTCGTAGTTGAACTTTACATCGTTCACCTGAAGCTCGGTCGTGGCGTTACCCGCCAGCAGCGTGTTGTAGCGCGTTACGTCCTTTTTGAGCTTGTTGATATTCAGTTCCGTTGCCTCCAGCGACAGTTCTTTCAGACGGTTGTCTAACTGCACCAACGTAGCTCCCTGTTTCACTTGCGAACCCAGGTTGAAATTGACGCGGGTTACTTTACCGGCGGTCGTTGCCGTAATGTCGGCTTCGCGGTAGGGAATCAGGTTCCCCGTTTTAACCAACTGTTGACTGACGGTACCTTCGGCGACCTGCGCTACGGTTACTGGAATAGCCGCGTTCGCATTGACGACCGGCTTATTCTGCTCGTCGATCTTTTCTTTATTGGAAGCCAGCCGGAAGCCGATGAGCGCTGTGACACCCAGCAGAACTGCGACGATGACTAAGGTTGTCTTTTTCATTGTATGGAGCGTATTCTGTTATAATTCGTTGTAAAAGTTGAGGAGCGATCCCTGCGATTGTTCCAGGTCAAGACGAGCCTGGTAGAAACTGATCAGCGAGTTGATGTAGTTAAACTGCGCCTGCCGGTATGAGTTATCGGCGTTGATCAGATCCGTGATTGATTTGGTGCCCTGCTTGTATTGCAGCGTGGTGATGTTATACACCTCCTGCGCGAGCTGGACGTTCCGGCTGTCGTTCTGCGCGTTGATCTGCGCTTTCTGAATCTGCGATTGCGAGTTATTGAACTGGAGCCGATACGCTTCTACATTCAGTCGTTGCTGTTCTTCCTGGGTCAGAACCGTCAGTTTCTGCTGTTGAACCTGCGCATCGCGTTGTAAGCCGTCGAAGATTGGCAGGTTTACTCGTAAACCGAAGCTACCGAATCCCACGAAGTTGGAGAAAGCTTTATCAAATGTCTGCGCGAAATTGAGTGTACCATAGTTCGCCGTGAAGCTCAACGTAGGCAGATAGCCAGCCCGGATGCGCTGGAGTTGAAGCCGCTGCAAATCCAGATTAGACGCTGACTGTTGAAAGCTTACCAACCGCTGCGCTTCGAATGGCTCTTTCCCAAACGTGGGAATTCGGTCTCCAGTGATCGAATCACCAACGGCCAGCGGTGCGTCCTGCGACAAACCCATCTGGTACTTCAGCCGGTTCAGTGCCAGTTCCAGATCGTTCTGAGCCAGTGTCAACTGCGACTTGGTGTTGTTGAAACTGACCTCTGTGTTTGAATAATCAATAGGCTGAATGACGCCGTTGTCTCGTTGTAACTTTAACACATCCAGGACCTGCTGTGTTCGTTTCAGATTGTCCTGAAGCAAACTAATCTGCTGCTGAGCTACGTAGACCTGGTAATAGTTGCTGGAAATATTATAAATGATGTCCTCGCGGGTTTGCCGTTCGTTCAAATCGGCCAGCCGTTGATTAGGCTTGTTTGCCTTGATACCGATCAGGAGCGACTGATCATAAATTGTCTGGCTTGCCTGAGCAACAACGTTATTCTGAAATTTCTGCCCAATGATCAGCACCTGCGGCTCAGGACCAAATACGCCCGCCGGAATAATAGACCGCTGCAGCTTGATGTTATTCGTGAATGTACCACTGGCCGATACCTGCGGCAAATACTGACCAATTGCCTGACGAGCCTGCTGATCTGCCGTTTGTTTTTGATACTCGGCGATCCGAACTGTACCAAAATTCTTGAGGCCGTACTCGATGCATTCTTTCAGCGACCGGGCCCCGGTCTGGGCGTAACTCTCCTGCAGCAGACCTAGTGCCGCAAATAGGATAATTGCAATTTTTTTATTCATTTTGTGTAGTTGATATATCTACTATTGATATATCAACGAATTGTGGAAAACTTAGAACTGCTGTTCTAGAAACAAAGAAATTTTTCGACTAACGCTCAAAAACTGAGTTAATTCCTCTTCAGACAGCTGCTTCGTTACGACATGATCCATAGTCTTAGCGGCCTCCTGTACTTTTTCGACAACCAGTCTCCCGGCGGGTGTCAACTGAATCAGGTTCTTCCGACGATCATCCTGATCATTGACAATTCGTAAGTAACCATCCCGCTCTAATGTTTTAATTGAGCGTTGCACGCCCGATTTATCTTTCTGCAGCAAGTCAGCAATGTTTTGCTGGGAGGGGGACTCGTCTGCGCAGAAGTAAGCAATAAACAGAATCGGCAGTTGCTCCAGTTGGAGTGAAAATCCCATGCGGCCCAGTTCGCGATTGGAATAGCGAGTCATGCCTAACGCCAGTGTCTGTATGTTGAAGCTGACAAGGTGCCCCATGGATTTTGCAAATTCCATTTTCTTCTCCTGCCGCAGTTCTTCCGTTAAAATCATGGCGCAAAAGTAGTATTAGTAGATATATCAACCAATATTTTAAATAAAAAGTTTTTGCTAATTCGATCCGTTTATGAAGCGTAAAAAAACGGACGTACCACCCATCAGATGATACGTCCGTTTGTAAAAAAGTGAGGTAGTGGATCAGGGCTGTTCCCAGTCGCAGGCGGGGCTGAGCCATTCCTGCCCCGGATCGATGGGCGCGCCGTCGGGGGCGGCTAGTGTGCTGGTTGTTACGTTTCTTTCCGGATCGCTCAGGTACTGGTTGATCGTCCATTTCAGGTACGGTAGCCGCGCCGATGCAGCCGTTGGCGTAGCGGAACTCATCCGCAGGAGCAGCTCATGAACAGCCGCTCTAACACCACCATCAACGCTTTTATTCGACGCCAGCTTGATCAGCTTCTCGATAAAAAGTCGCTCGTTCATCCGGGCAATCTCGCCCTGGTAGTCGGTACGGTTAATGGTGGGTGAATTGCTAATCGAGTCGCGCATCCGGTTCAGTACGTCGGTCAGGCCCGGTAAGCGGGAGTCGATCGATTTCTGGCGAAGTAAGCGGGTACAACGCTCAGGGTTAAGCAGCATCTGCAGAGTCATACCTGTGATTGCTTCAGGTGGCCCCAGTGGGTCGAACGTCATACCGGTATGGCGTTTGAACACTTCCCGTGGGTTTGGCTGGTAGCGGAACGGACGGGGCGGAATCATAGTCAGCACCGCCGTCGGCACCGCCAGCGACGCTGGATTGATCGTTGCCAGCAGCGCGTTGAGTGCCCGGTTCTGCTCGGCGGCCGGTACCGTTGACAGCACCGACTGCCCATCGCCCCGTAATGCGTTGGTATAGGCCTGACCGCCGACAACCTTTGCCGCAGCTTCGATCTGGTAGCGGTGGAACATATAGACTGGTACGAACACTTCTTCCAGGGTTGCCATTGGCATACCCGCCGGAATTTTCTTTTCGGTAAAGTTCGCCATGGCTACGCGCCGAACGTCCATCAGGCGTTTCAGCTCGTCAACGGCATTGGCGCCATTGTCCCACAGGTGGGTAGCGGGGTGAGGGGAGCCCTCGGGCCGGGCATCCTGATCGGTCAGGAACGATAGGCCAGCCGCGTGCATTTGCTTCACTAGTTTATCGAGCTCCTGCTTTTCATTAGCCCCCGCCGGAAACTGTTCGTAGCCGTACCGGATGCTCCATTTGTCGTAGGCGCCAATGTTTTTGGCGTAGGCGTCCGACAGATCAATTGACGCTCCTTTCAGTTTAGCCACCATTGTTGGATAGTCCATTACCGACGCTCGATCCTGGGTGCTGGCCAGGTAGTTGTGTGGTAACCCCAGCGTATGGCCAACTTCGTGGGCTGCCAGCTGCCTCAGGCGCTCAAGCGACATAGTCATCATAGGCGAGTTGTCGGCTGTAGAGTCGCCGGTAGGGGCGGTGTTTGGGAACTCACCCACCAGACCCTGGGCAATCAGATAATCCTGCCGGACACGCAGCGAACCCAGGGTTACTTTCCCTTTAATAATCTCGCCGGTACGGGGATCGATGATGCTGGCGCCGTACGACCAGCCTCGGGTGGATCGGTGAACCCACTGCACCAGGTTGTAGCGTACGTCCATCGGATCGGCGTCGGCGGGCAGCAGCTTTACCTGAAAGGCGTTTTTGTAGCCAGCCGCTTCGAATGCCTGATTCCACCAGGCGGTTCCTTCCATTAGGGCCGACCGGATTGGCTCGGGCGTGCCAGGGTCGAGGTAGTAAATAATAGGCTTAACGGCTTCGCTGACAGCCGCAGTCGGGTCTTTTTTCTCCAGCCGGTGCCGCGAAATGTAGCGTTTCATGATCGGCTGACTGACGGGGGTGGCGTAATCGAAGTACTCAATGCCGCCGTACCCAATGCGCGGGTCGAAGACACGGGGTTTGAAATTGTTGTCGGGTAACTGCACAAATGAGTGGTGCTGGTGCATCGTTACGAGCGTTGGGGTTGGCACCACTTCGCGTAGATACGACCCTGGATTGTCGCCCGTCAACGTAATGATCGTTTCAAACTCGGTGTTTTGTGGAAATGCTTTCGTGCGGGGCAGGTACATCGCACTGCGACTGGCGTCGAAGCGAAAACTTCCCTGTTTGGTCTGGGTAATGCTCTGAACCGCGCCCACGGCGTCCTGCATCAGAAAGGGGGTCAGGTCGACAAGTACTTTACCGTCGCTCTCGGCCGCTACGTCGAAACCCGCGTGAACCGACTTGGCAAACGATTCGGCCACTGCCTGCCGCTCCAGTGGGTCTTTGCTGATGGCCCGGTACGAATAGTTGGGTTCAATCAGCAGCACTTTGGGGCCACTGCGCTGAAATTTAACAATGTGTTCCTGCCCGAGCCGACCCCGGTCCAGCCCGATGTCGTTGGAACCGATGCCCTGTGCCAGGGTGGGGTAGTAAAGAAACTCGGTATCGAACTTGTCGATTTCGAGCCAGACTTTGCCCTTTTTGGCGTCCCAGTAATACGTCATGAAGCCTGCATTGCGCTCCATACCGTTGGTAAAAGCCGAGATGGCTGGTACCTGCGCCCATAGGGAAGTGACTCCCATTAGCAACAGGCTGACTAATAATAAACGGTTCTTCATTAGAAAAGAGGTTGCATTCGGTGCTCAAGTTACGCCGAAACCTCTATTGGTTGTACGAATGTTATTTTGGTAAGACAATATATAGATGGATAAATAGCTCGTAGTAAGTCGACGTGCCTATCTAATATTTTGTACTGTCTGTGAAAAGCCGTATGAATTCCGGTGGAAAGGAATACGGGTAAAGTGTAATGACTCGAGCATGAGTCGGTGTATTTTGTAAAAATGGTTTGTCAAACGTCCTTCATCAGCCAGGATAAAAGTGCCCTCATGTGTTTTGTCTCCCGATTTAGGCGAATAACCGTTGGGGTGCCCTGAATGGCTGCCCAAAAGAACAGCCCTCTTGCCAGTGTTATTCTCTGGCAGGAGGGCTGCTTTTTGATAATATGCCCAGCGCAACTAGCGAAAAGTTACGTTTTTGGGCATCAACACGGCATCGATTCCATAGACCAACCCATTCGTCTGCATTTTTTCCGAATCCTCAACAGTTGCTTTTTTGCCTTGCTCATCCGTAATCGTCATCTGGCCATTCGTCCCCATCTGTACTGTCAGCGTATTGCCACTTACTGTTTGCAATTGTGCTTTACCGTTGCCCGACTTGATCTGCTCTTTTAGGGCAGCCGTATTCAGCGATCCTTTAACGAGGTGGTAGGACAATAGTTGCTTTAGCGCATCCTGGTTACGGCCTTCCAGCAGTCCGCTCTGAGCCGATGCCGGTAACTTTTTAAAGGCTGCGTTCGAGGGCGCAAACAGCGTATACGTATCGTTTGCCTTCAGTTTCTCGTAGAGGTCGGTTGCCTGTAAGGCGTTCTGAAGGGTGACGTAGTTGGGCGAGGAAGCAATAAAATCATGGATATTGGTTGTGCGTTCGGTACTGCCAGCCACGTCGGCTGGAGTTTTCGTTGTGCGGGCTCCGGTAACGGCCGCTCCCGTAGCGGTCGATTCCGTACCGGCTGAACCGGCCGATGTCGCGTTGCCGCCCGACGAAGACGAACCGCTCAACGTTGTTGGATTCGTGGTAACCGACGGATTGCTACCCACACCCGTTGGAGCGTTGGTGACGTTGTTGCTGTTGTAGTTCGTCGAATTACTGTTGTTAATCGCCGTGCCATCGGCTGACGAACTTTGTCGGTACTGTCCTTCCTGGGGCGTAGCCGGGCTTGTCCCGTTCTTGGCATTTTGATTCATTGAGTTCGTATTACCCCGGTTGCCCCGCATCGCCCGGCGCTGTTCGCGCGTCGACTGGGCCGGTTTTGTTGTATCACCCGTCATAGACTGAGCGGAAGCTGCCTGATCGATACCAATCAGACTTATTGACGCCAGTCCCAGCGTCAGTAAGTGAAGTGTGTGCTTGATTTTCATAACGTTATTGGTTTGGCAAGTCGTAAACTGTCTTGTTAACTGACCCTCGTTCAGAAAGTTTGCCTGATATTGAGGTAGACATTGTAGGAGATGGGAAAGGCGTTACTGAGCCGGGCGCTTTTAATCACCTGTTCAAGCAAAGAAGAGATATGCATAGAAAAAGCAAATTCCCCTTCCAAAATATTTTAGAAGGGGAATTTGCTTTTTCTATGCTGAGTTTCCTACAGGACTTGAACTGATAAGTGTACATTATTAAAAAACAGAATATTATTAACAGAATATTTTTGAGGGGGACAGATTGGAAAATAAGAGTGATTCTGAGTTAATGGAAAGGTTTGAGTAGGCTATGCTGTTATCATACTCATCAATGCCCATACTACAGCTTGAAGAATAGCCTTCAATGTGTTGTTCAAATCCAATCGGGTGGCATGTGGCAGGACTACTTTTCTTTCCGCAACTCTTGACCTTGTTTTTTTATCAACTGCCTTTGTAACTCGATGAGTTCTTTCGTGCGTATTAGGGTGAAACCTATTGGAATTCGAGTTGTATCATCACCCGCACCATCGACCAGCCAAGCGGCTGTCGTATCTAATAACTTAGCTAACTTCCGTATATCCAAAAGGCAGGGCGCTGTCCTGTTTTTCTCCCAGGCCGAGATAACCGCTTTACCGCTCTTCTGCATTAACTCGGCTAGTTCA encodes:
- a CDS encoding TolC family protein gives rise to the protein MNKKIAIILFAALGLLQESYAQTGARSLKECIEYGLKNFGTVRIAEYQKQTADQQARQAIGQYLPQVSASGTFTNNIKLQRSIIPAGVFGPEPQVLIIGQKFQNNVVAQASQTIYDQSLLIGIKANKPNQRLADLNERQTREDIIYNISSNYYQVYVAQQQISLLQDNLKRTQQVLDVLKLQRDNGVIQPIDYSNTEVSFNNTKSQLTLAQNDLELALNRLKYQMGLSQDAPLAVGDSITGDRIPTFGKEPFEAQRLVSFQQSASNLDLQRLQLQRIRAGYLPTLSFTANYGTLNFAQTFDKAFSNFVGFGSFGLRVNLPIFDGLQRDAQVQQQKLTVLTQEEQQRLNVEAYRLQFNNSQSQIQKAQINAQNDSRNVQLAQEVYNITTLQYKQGTKSITDLINADNSYRQAQFNYINSLISFYQARLDLEQSQGSLLNFYNEL
- a CDS encoding fasciclin domain-containing protein, translated to MKIKHTLHLLTLGLASISLIGIDQAASAQSMTGDTTKPAQSTREQRRAMRGNRGNTNSMNQNAKNGTSPATPQEGQYRQSSSADGTAINNSNSTNYNSNNVTNAPTGVGSNPSVTTNPTTLSGSSSSGGNATSAGSAGTESTATGAAVTGARTTKTPADVAGSTERTTNIHDFIASSPNYVTLQNALQATDLYEKLKANDTYTLFAPSNAAFKKLPASAQSGLLEGRNQDALKQLLSYHLVKGSLNTAALKEQIKSGNGKAQLQTVSGNTLTVQMGTNGQMTITDEQGKKATVEDSEKMQTNGLVYGIDAVLMPKNVTFR
- a CDS encoding helix-turn-helix domain-containing protein, yielding MESFGARLKKKRVNKGLTQDELAELMQKSGKAVISAWEKNRTAPCLLDIRKLAKLLDTTAAWLVDGAGDDTTRIPIGFTLIRTKELIELQRQLIKKQGQELRKEK
- a CDS encoding zinc-dependent metalloprotease yields the protein MKNRLLLVSLLLMGVTSLWAQVPAISAFTNGMERNAGFMTYYWDAKKGKVWLEIDKFDTEFLYYPTLAQGIGSNDIGLDRGRLGQEHIVKFQRSGPKVLLIEPNYSYRAISKDPLERQAVAESFAKSVHAGFDVAAESDGKVLVDLTPFLMQDAVGAVQSITQTKQGSFRFDASRSAMYLPRTKAFPQNTEFETIITLTGDNPGSYLREVVPTPTLVTMHQHHSFVQLPDNNFKPRVFDPRIGYGGIEYFDYATPVSQPIMKRYISRHRLEKKDPTAAVSEAVKPIIYYLDPGTPEPIRSALMEGTAWWNQAFEAAGYKNAFQVKLLPADADPMDVRYNLVQWVHRSTRGWSYGASIIDPRTGEIIKGKVTLGSLRVRQDYLIAQGLVGEFPNTAPTGDSTADNSPMMTMSLERLRQLAAHEVGHTLGLPHNYLASTQDRASVMDYPTMVAKLKGASIDLSDAYAKNIGAYDKWSIRYGYEQFPAGANEKQELDKLVKQMHAAGLSFLTDQDARPEGSPHPATHLWDNGANAVDELKRLMDVRRVAMANFTEKKIPAGMPMATLEEVFVPVYMFHRYQIEAAAKVVGGQAYTNALRGDGQSVLSTVPAAEQNRALNALLATINPASLAVPTAVLTMIPPRPFRYQPNPREVFKRHTGMTFDPLGPPEAITGMTLQMLLNPERCTRLLRQKSIDSRLPGLTDVLNRMRDSISNSPTINRTDYQGEIARMNERLFIEKLIKLASNKSVDGGVRAAVHELLLRMSSATPTAASARLPYLKWTINQYLSDPERNVTTSTLAAPDGAPIDPGQEWLSPACDWEQP
- a CDS encoding efflux RND transporter periplasmic adaptor subunit — protein: MKKTTLVIVAVLLGVTALIGFRLASNKEKIDEQNKPVVNANAAIPVTVAQVAEGTVSQQLVKTGNLIPYREADITATTAGKVTRVNFNLGSQVKQGATLVQLDNRLKELSLEATELNINKLKKDVTRYNTLLAGNATTELQVNDVKFNYENAVNQAEQIKKQIQDANVKAPISGQIVKKNIEPGEFVGAGTVLGTVLDVARLKVQVLVNESDVYKIRMGQAVKVSADVFPGRTFTGNVTYISPQGSDEHNYPVEVTIGSNNNLKAGTFVNVDFSQKSNQQTLQIPRAALAESIKNPYVYVVEGNVARRRSIQVGRDFGDTVEVLGGLNAGDTVVTTGQLNLTDGKPVQVTK
- a CDS encoding MarR family winged helix-turn-helix transcriptional regulator, which gives rise to MILTEELRQEKKMEFAKSMGHLVSFNIQTLALGMTRYSNRELGRMGFSLQLEQLPILFIAYFCADESPSQQNIADLLQKDKSGVQRSIKTLERDGYLRIVNDQDDRRKNLIQLTPAGRLVVEKVQEAAKTMDHVVTKQLSEEELTQFLSVSRKISLFLEQQF